The sequence CCAGCTCATTCACCAGGATATCAAAATCCTTTCTGTGATCGGAGCTATCTGCCGGAATGAGGAACAACAACACGGGGTTTCTTTCGATATGTCTTAAGAAACGGTGTCCTAATCCTTTCCCTTCATGCGCACCTTCAATGATCCCTGGTAAATCTGCAATACAGAATGAACGATCATTTCTATATGCTACCATCCCCAATTGTGGGGTCAGGGTTGTAAATGCATAATCTGCGATCTTAGGTGTAGCTGCTGTGATAGTAGAGAGCAGTGTAGACTTTCCTGCATTTGGAAATCCTACCAGACCTACATCTGCCAGCATTTTCAATTCCAGCGCTTTCCAGCCTTCTGTGCTTGGCATACCGGGCTGTGAGTACTCTGGTGCCTGGTTAGTAGCTGATTTAAAGTAGGCGTTACCACGACCACCCTGGCCACCTGGTATCCAGATCACTTCTTCCCCGTCGTGGAGTATTTCTACTTCCAGTGCCCCGGTTTCCTCGTCAAAGGCCTGGGTACCTAATGGAACCTCGATGATCACATCTTCACCATTACGGCCGGTGCTGTTATTGTCCCGCCCGTTACCCCCATCTTCTGCGACTACGTTCTTGTACCAGCGCAGGTGTAGCAAGGTCCAAAGCTGGGAATTGCCTCTGAGTATGATATGGCCGCCACGACCACCGTCACCGCCATCAGGGCCGGCTTCAGGGTTGTATTTGGTACGCATAAAGTGGGCGCTACCGGCGCCGCCTTTACCCGATTTGACGGATATCCTGATATAGTCAACGAAATTGCCTCTTTCCAATGTGGAGCGATTTATTTATAAATTTAAAAACGCAAAGATCGTGAAGTTCATCCACTTTACATGGATGGTTACTTACGATCTTTGCGTCTAATATGATAAGATCAGCCTGCTGATTAAACTTTTTCTTCTACCAGCGGGTCGATTTCTTTGCTTAAGCGAGCGAAAATTTCATCAACAGTACCTTCACCATTCACTTTCTTAAACTTGCCGAAACGGGCATAGTGGTCAGCTACAGGAGCGGTCTTGTTGTGATATTCTACGAAACGCTCACGGATGGTTTTTTCATTATCATCCGGACGCTTTCTGGCCAGCAGACGCTGTACCAGGTTATCTTCATGTACCTCCAGAGAGAGTACGTTGGAGATAGCGGTCTTTTTCAGGTCCAGCAGTTTGTCCAGTGCTTCTGCCTGGGCAGTAGTACGTGGAAAGCCGTCAAAAATAAAACCTCTTGCTTCCGGATTGGCTTCGAGTTTCGAACTGATCATACCAATCACAACAGCATCCGGAACCAGTAGTCCCTGGTCCATCAGGCGCTTTGCTTCCATGCCCAGGGGAGTCTGAGCAGCAATCTCTCCACGCAGCAGGTCACCAGTAGACAGGTGAATCAGCCCGTATTTTTCAATCAGGTTCGCACTTTGTGTACCCTTACCGCTACCGGGAGGGCCAAATAGAATAATATTGACCATGTGTTTAAAAAAACTTTAGCAAGATTGCAAATATAGCAAACAATTGAATGTATAGGTAACAAAAATTACCCTTGCTTGAATAACATGAAATATTTAAGAAAATCTGTAGATATGTTTTAATGATTTGCTGGAAATAATGGATTATTTTTAAGCAGATTGTTCCATAACGAAGAAAAAAATGGTTGTTCGAGGGTCATAGTCGAAAGATATTTTATTATGTTTAAGGATTACAGGTCATTTGTTCCTACCTCTTCATGTAAATATAAGTATTTATACTGCCGCTTTACAGCCGTGAATCTGTAGGGTAGCATAATAATTGGGACTCAAAATTTAATTAGGGCGCACCTCCCTGGGTAGGGAGATAATTTCCCGTATGATAACTTTTTTATTGACAAGCAGAAAGACTATGAAGCAGTTACTGATCTTAGGACTCTCCGGATTATTTTTAGCAGGCTCGGCTCATAAACCAGCCACGCCACAAAATGGTCCGGTACCAAAACTATTACAGGCAGACGCTGCCGCTACGCATTGGGTGGACAGTGTATTCAAATCACTCAACAACGATGAGCGTATTGCTCAGCTTATCATGATCAGGGCACACTCTAACCTTGGCGCCGATCATGTCAGGAAAATCGCCAAAGACATCAAAGACAACAAAGTTGGTGGTCTGATTTTCTTTCAGGGTGGCCCGGTACGACAGGCCCTCCTCACCAATTACTACCAATCTATTTCCCAAACTCCACTCATGATCGCCATTGATGGCGAATGGGGCCTTGGTATGCGGCTCGACAGCGTGATCAGCCTGCCCCGCAACCTCATGATCGGTGCGGCACAAGACAGTACCCTCGCTTACAGGGCTGGTAAAGTACTTGGTCAGCAATGCCGCAGACTGGGCATACATGTAGATTATGCCCCGGATATGGATATCAATAATAATCCTAACAATCCTGTTATCAACGACCGTTCTTTCGGGCAAGATAAAT is a genomic window of Chitinophaga sp. LS1 containing:
- the obgE gene encoding GTPase ObgE, giving the protein MERGNFVDYIRISVKSGKGGAGSAHFMRTKYNPEAGPDGGDGGRGGHIILRGNSQLWTLLHLRWYKNVVAEDGGNGRDNNSTGRNGEDVIIEVPLGTQAFDEETGALEVEILHDGEEVIWIPGGQGGRGNAYFKSATNQAPEYSQPGMPSTEGWKALELKMLADVGLVGFPNAGKSTLLSTITAATPKIADYAFTTLTPQLGMVAYRNDRSFCIADLPGIIEGAHEGKGLGHRFLRHIERNPVLLFLIPADSSDHRKDFDILVNELEMYNPELLDKQFLLAISKSDMLDDELKEAIAAELPKDVPHVFISSVTQQGLPQLKDMLWNALNTKTV
- a CDS encoding adenylate kinase; this translates as MVNIILFGPPGSGKGTQSANLIEKYGLIHLSTGDLLRGEIAAQTPLGMEAKRLMDQGLLVPDAVVIGMISSKLEANPEARGFIFDGFPRTTAQAEALDKLLDLKKTAISNVLSLEVHEDNLVQRLLARKRPDDNEKTIRERFVEYHNKTAPVADHYARFGKFKKVNGEGTVDEIFARLSKEIDPLVEEKV